ACTCTGGACGCTTATTCCGACTGCAACTCAAACCAAAACTATTATCAAAAAAGTTAAATCATCAGATGGTTCAGTTGAAACTGGTGGCAAGCAACTAGCTTTAAGACGTTTTCATGTTAGCAGCACCATTAATAGTAATCCCTATCGAACCTTAAAGGTTGGCTATCAAGTGTGGTGGGGCTGGGATGGTACTAACTACAAAAACAAAAATGGCGGAAATGTTGCTGTTGGAAATGAACCGATCGCAGAAACTTATGTGGAGATCATACCTGATGTTGCTTTACAATGCCCGTAAATCTAGCTCTGGTTTTACTTTAATCGAAATGCTCGTCACCATTACTGTTGTTGGTGTAATTGCTGCGATCGCTGCTCCAAATTTTTTGGGCATGCTCAATCGTAATCGAGTCAATAACGCAGCACAGCAAGTTGAAGGTGCGCTAAAAGAAGCTCAAAGGCAAGCTATGCGTAGAGGTAAACCATGTTCTTTTAATGTTAATACTACTAATAGTACTATTTCTGGTGGATGCTTGTTAAGCAATAGAGAATTAAACACCAATAGTTACACAATTCAACTAAACTCTAATACAACCACAATTACTTTTTCTGGAAAAGGTAATATAACTGGAACGCCTTCCCCAGTTTTAGTTGTATCTATTCCTAATGGCACAAATTTACAAAGATGTGTAGTTATTGATAGTTTATTGGGTTCTCTCAGGTCAGGAGACTATTCTGGAACTATCCCCACCACACCTGTATCTACTAGTTGTCAATAAATACAATTGTTTTATATTACCAGATTAATAAACTACAGAAGATAATAATTCTAATGCAAGCAAAAAAGAGCGATCGCGGTTATACTTTGCCAGAATTGATGATTACTCTGGTTATTGTTGGTATCATTGCTGCGATCGCTTCTCCTTCTTTTATCGGTTTATTTAGTCGTATTAGATTAGAAGGATCTTTGCAACAGCTATTAGGCGCAATCAACGAAGCTCAAAGGCTAGCTATGGTTCGGGGTAAATCCTGTATAATTAATATTGATCGTAATACTAATAATATTAATGCCAATGCGGGCTGTTTATTAAGCGATCGCACCATTAATAATGAAATAAACATCCGCAGTAACTTTCCAGGCGCAACACCTAATATTATTTTTTCCTATAGAGGCAGCACCACCAGAATGGGTACTATTGTCTTATCTTCAGATCATACAGACTCGCAAAAATGCTTTGTGATTGCCTTGGGTACTGGAATCAAAAGAATTGGTGATTATAATGGCAGTAAGACTGGTGTAGTTTCTAGCAGCAACTGCGAGACAGAATAAAACCACTTTTTCAAAATTAGTGCGATGCCTTCGGCTAGCTGCGCGATCGCTGTACTAAAGCAATTTTCAATAATAATTAGCCTATATAATTAGTCTATATTAGGTGCAATAGTCTTAACCAAATAACCGATTAACAAAAATGCCTTCATACACATAGCCCGAATTAAAGCGGACTCTGAAAGTAGAATAAAGAAAATCGTCAAGAGAAAAAAGTAGCTTATACTTGGTACGTACTAAGTACAGCAAATCTTAAAAATTGTGATTGAATCGTTTGTATGTAAAGAAACTCAGAAAATTTGGAATGGTAATCGTTCCTCAAAATTACCAGAAAACATACAACACAAAGCATTGAGAAAATTACGTCAGTTAGATGCAGCACAAACCCTCGAAGATCTAAAAAATCCACCAGGAAATAGATTGGAGTCAATGAACTACTCACACTAAATCTTTGATAAGACATGAGTTTCTAGCTTCGCTGGGTGCTGCATTACCTTGGTCTTTCGTCCTCGGTCTTGTCTTACACTCCCTCCACTAG
Above is a genomic segment from Coleofasciculaceae cyanobacterium containing:
- a CDS encoding GspH/FimT family pseudopilin, whose translation is MLLYNARKSSSGFTLIEMLVTITVVGVIAAIAAPNFLGMLNRNRVNNAAQQVEGALKEAQRQAMRRGKPCSFNVNTTNSTISGGCLLSNRELNTNSYTIQLNSNTTTITFSGKGNITGTPSPVLVVSIPNGTNLQRCVVIDSLLGSLRSGDYSGTIPTTPVSTSCQ
- a CDS encoding prepilin-type N-terminal cleavage/methylation domain-containing protein, which translates into the protein MQAKKSDRGYTLPELMITLVIVGIIAAIASPSFIGLFSRIRLEGSLQQLLGAINEAQRLAMVRGKSCIINIDRNTNNINANAGCLLSDRTINNEINIRSNFPGATPNIIFSYRGSTTRMGTIVLSSDHTDSQKCFVIALGTGIKRIGDYNGSKTGVVSSSNCETE